The genomic interval AGGGTTAATCCCGACGCTGCATGCTGCGTGGATTGTCGCCAATCAACTTTTCAACCAAACATGTCCCTCAATAACGTCCCCCCAGGCAAGAACGTTCCCGACACCTTCAATGTCGTCATCGAGATCCCGATGAACGCTGACCCGATCAAGTACGAGGTGGACAAGGAGTCTGGCGCCATTTTTGTGGACCGTTTCATGACCACGGCCATGCACTACCCCACCAACTACGGCTATGTGCCCCAGACGCTGTCGGGCGACGGTGACCCGGTGGACGTGCTGGTGATCACGCCGTACCCGCTGTTCCCCGGCGTGGTTGTGCCCTGCCGCCCGCTGGGCATCCTGATGATGGAAGACGAGGCCGGTGTGGATGGCAAGGTCATTGCCGTGCCCACCTCCAAGGTGTTGCCCATGTATGACCACTGGAAGACCATCGACGACGTGAACTCCATGCGCCGCAATGCCATCGCCCATTTCTTTGAGCACTACAAGGACCTGGAAAAGGGCAAGTGGGTCAAGGTGCTGGGCTGGGAAGGCATTGACGCCGCGAAGAAGGAAGTCTCGG from Acidovorax sp. FHTAMBA carries:
- the ppa gene encoding inorganic diphosphatase, whose product is MSLNNVPPGKNVPDTFNVVIEIPMNADPIKYEVDKESGAIFVDRFMTTAMHYPTNYGYVPQTLSGDGDPVDVLVITPYPLFPGVVVPCRPLGILMMEDEAGVDGKVIAVPTSKVLPMYDHWKTIDDVNSMRRNAIAHFFEHYKDLEKGKWVKVLGWEGIDAAKKEVSDGIENYKKSQA